The segment ATCAATGGGCCGGCCTTCTTAATTAACTTGCTCTAAACAGGCCAtccaactttttttttcttgttttagTCCCTAGCAAAGTTGAGGCACGAAGGACTTGCATCGCTTCATCATCCTGCAAGACAGTGTGAAGGCCCACTAAGAAGCACCATCATATTACTCAATCCTTTCCAAATTATATAAGATGTCTTAGCTTTTCTAGATCCATTACTTTTGCTATACACTTAGAgatacactatgtctagatgcATAGTGAAAGtattgtatctagaaaagctaaaacatcttataatttgaaatagaggGAGTAATATTTTAGGCTCAAACTTTGTATGCCTAGTGGGCTTCATTTTGGGGTCATTGTCCTTAATGtattttcactttttttttgcattttagtaatatattgtcATGCTTTATTGTATTGCCtttgtgtcgacgaaagctagtcggcagtctaccttggggtatacccacggtagtagtttatcggtagacggtgcgcaaactgcgaactcgatggtgacgcaagacacggacaagctttttatccaggttcggccgccgagttggcgtaatacctacgtcctgcgtctggttgtattgatttgtgttgagagaatcgtatgtcctaggggggtcccttgcctctccttatatagtctgaaggtcagggttacagatctggaaactaatcctagtcggttacaattgccatggataattcgatatcaattcctattctaaccgactagaatcctgcttgatctccacatcttgtttccttgcgcgaaactccaggttgtcggatcaagccttgaactcgtctcgtaatgggccaagcctcctggccgaagtctagccgtaagggtataggggtctatccccccacagctagtccccgagcaccatgtattgtgatgtaacacgccgtcttgagctttttcgatcagtgagacttgacgtcttcaataagtgggaaagtcgcccaaacagttgcaacggttctttgaccaactcaaaagacagttgatcaacattgacatcgaagaagcgagttgttcgaagaatgcatggtgctctaaattaaaaaagatttctttcctggtgaagtgtgcccactttacttttttgaaaggtataaacatcaaagtagttttgagactgagatgcatcgctagatgcatcgtaccgatgtagtccccgagcttgctggaaggcgaagtatgagccttgtagcaaggtctaaaaaattgaatttaccagtccccgagcatatcatgctcgtatgcaattgaatagactaatcgaccagtccccgagcatagaacactcggtggtcggtacagtctccgaattctcaaattggtgggctggtcgaccagtccccgagcgtatagtgctcggtggtcggtgcagtccccaagctcgtaaattggtgagctggtcgaccagtccccgagcgtatagtgctcggtggtcggcacagtccccgagcacggcgtagggaccggtggacaagtccccgagcgtggttgggaacgtaaacgtgctcggtggtcggcacagtcttcgagcatagcatagagagtagtcgacaagtctccgagcgtggttgggaacgtaaacgtgctcggtggtcggagcagtccccgggcacagcgtagggaatagtcgacgagtccccgagcgtagcttgtcgactgggccaaacccctgaaaaataaatataaagaataggtagtacatgatgtataaataaactttagataaaaatcagtactgagataagttttagattttttgttataaaattagcacaagtagttaattcatcctagagcttgtaccagctctggtctagccaacaatcagcatgaggtgcggaacctagacacgtgtgggattgccagcctcgccagagagctactgccgaccacccggaacgcagagggcggatctcgtgcacgtgtagggaggagtcggagacagtaccggctctggaaagctcgtgtaggagaaaaaactagtgtggctaaacaaaaagttttttttgaatgataataaaaaaatattatgccaaaaataaataagatattagaagtatacttatctttggatgaaagtctagtcggtgacgacaaaattgtccggccctcgagcttttcgacttgtcatgacggtggtcgctgttgtcgtagcgtcgttcttcgcggcgattattattgcgactggtggtcagagcaagtaggctaaacaatttggtcgatggcccgagcaggtcggtgttgtcgatctgcctctctttgtagcagggaagcgggtgacgcgttgtcggcgtggtcggagacgttgctggagtagtcggagtcgtagccagcgtggttgaagccgccgccgacgtcgatgaagaagtggttggcgcagatcggatctacacctcctccgtggtcatggcggtgaagttgttgaagctgacggtgaacgtgaagtcgcccgccatggccgcgaagtcggggatgatggccatcttgttcgtcgggagagctgtacgcacaccccctacctggcgcgccactgtcgacgaaagctagtcggcagtctaccttggggtatacccacggtagtagtttatcggtagacggtgcgcaaactacgaactcgatggtgacgcaagacacggacaagctttttatccaggttcggccgccgagttggcgtaatacctacgtcctgcgtctggttgtattgatttgtgttgagagaatcgtatgtcctaggggggtcccttgcctctccttatatagtctgaagggcagggttacagatctggaaactaatcctagtcggttacaattgccatggataattcgatatcaattcctattctaaccgactagaatcctgcttgatctccacatcttgtttccttgcgcgaaactccaggttgtcggatcaagccttgaactcgtctcgtaatgggccaagcctcctggccgaagtctagccgtaagggtataggggtctatccccccacactTTGCCTAATGATTTGCTCAGTTGCAACTCATCGTATACACCTAgtatgcaaattcatgatgccCACGAAATTCTTATACAAGGCCTTTTGGTAAGGTTTTCGAGCTTTTGTTTTGACTTCTCCATAAAACCAACCAAATGGTCACTTGAAAGTTGTCTTCACACCTAAAGGCTAAAGCACCCATGGAGCAAGAGCTGTTTGCAATGCAGCTCCCAACAACTCCTCCTCTAGCCCCATCCCTGCTCGGCGAAGTCCTTCTCCCAAATGTTTTTTTTCAAACAGCTTAACTCCATGAAGAAACTGATCCATTAGAGCAGCCAGAGCCCTAGACATTTGTAAATGATGCATAGCCCTAGCAAATGGGGCCTTAACCTCAATAGTTGTGTTTATGGTAGTATGTGAGAGGTGTTGtggtgtctaatttgatttgtgGATTGCAAACCCAATAAGCAAGGCAGATACAAGGTAGACTACTAAGCAGAAGTGGGTTGGCATGAGTTTGGTGGGCTAAGCCTGGTCCACAACTATTCTAGGGCTGGGCCTAGACGGAAGAAACCAGGCCCAAAATAGTTTTTGTAGTTATTCTTATTTTTACTTAAAATTAACGGGAACTTATAGGCATCTAATCGAGCTCATGTCGCCATGGAGTCTAAACAATGTTGTTGGACTTGTGAATGGTAGATTGGCAAGCTTGAGGCTTCTCTAGGTGTCAATGGAATAAAAAAGATACAAACTATAGCACATTGATTGCCCAATCTATCTCCCATTGCCCTGATTCACACAAACACACTTACACTGACACTGAAAATGTACACACAAGTCCAATCATTCCTTCTCTTAACTTTGTACTACTATCAAATATATATGTCCATGTTTGTTTCTTTGTCCCTTCAGAATTGGGTGGATGAGGTTCTTCGAAGTGAGCTCTTGGTTGGGAGGACGAGTGCCGCTACTTCCAGTTTCAGCTGTGcagcaaaaaaagaaaaagaaaaaaaaagatgaaaagAGTGTTCATCACATAGACCACCAAAGAAAACAAGGCATGCTTTTTGACATGCATGATTTTCAGTATGTTTTAGCATGCACCTCTTTGCACTGCTTCTTGAGCTTCAAGTTCTCATCCACCAGCCGGCGAACCTCTTTCTCTAGATTCTCCACATATGCCTGCACACAAACAGATCACTTAGTAAAAATAATTGAGCTAAAATTAACACAGAAACCTTTCATTTCCAAGTCAACTACTGATTGTGCTAGTTGAGATGTTGGTTTTCATTGACCTAGTTTAGACCAAATTATATTGTCGTTAGACATGTccttttaataattatttatgtTTAGAGACATCACAGACTACATAAGCATTACCATGAGATTGTATTAGTCTGCACTTTTTTTTTGACTGTCAACGAGGTACTTATTATATGTAGTCTTATAGATATCGTAAGCCACCTACGAGGAACGGAGGAAGAAGACGTAACCAATTGTAGTGGTTAATTTGATGCAATCCTAAAGTTATAACTACCTATTTTCATATGGCAACTTGGATTTTTTTTAGTATTTGGATCTGTAATCCAACcaataataatcaagcactcaTGCATATATGCCATCAAAAAATTGGaacaaaaaaataattacaaaCTTCCAATATGAATGGAGATGCAGATGTCATGATCACCACCAGGCATATTCTAACGTAGTTTGCACTTTGCACAAGCGTACTCGTGTCGCCGTGTGAGCCCTTGGTGATTgaattttctttgttttttttttttgttctcttGATTGAGAATTTTGTGCTTAGACTTGGAGAGCAGGTACAACTGAACACACCATGATCAGTGTTAGCTTTTTTGGGATTTTTCTACAGGGATAACCATCCAACTTGTTCTTGAACAATAGATATGCCTTTCAACTATGTAATTGAGCTGGATTTGGCGGCACTCAGAGAAGAGATATACATGTTTAGTCCATGATGACTAAGAAATTATTGGCAGCAAGTCAGGAACtcaatatatatgcatgcatgcatgatggaAAGAGCCACCACATTCCATTTTTTTAACACTGTGGAAACAATTTTTAACTCAGAGACCAAATTAGCTCACTAGTCATCAGTCACCACCTCTCACCAAAGTTTCACTGTCACATACCAtcagtatatatatagtatatacgCATGTACTAGTATAAGGTTATCTTCTCATGGACGTGTAGAGCCATGAGATAGAATACAGCAGGGTGGGGGCAAAGTTAGCTATAGCTGTACTGCTGTACCATATACTTTATTTTGAAGCAAAATActactttatttttattgtttcgTGATAGGGACCAAATGCTTTGTTAAGCTTGAAAAGCTATTCATCTCCAAAACACAGTGAGGGTTGCAGTAGTgacatatattttgaagcaataTGCattgctttatatatatatatatataaaatcggTAATAAACTCACAGGTACAAAatactatctttattaattagaGAAAATGCAACTGTGCTGAAATGCTtgcaagcaaaaaaaaaaaggtttgtATACTGACGTACCCTCTTCCTGGCCCTGGATCGGAGCGCGGACTCGCGGTTCCTCATCATCCTGATGCTCCGCCGGTCGTCGCCGCTGGCCTGCTGCACCTCCATGTCGACCTCGTCGCCGGCGGCGAACCCCGCGAGCGAGACGGGCGTGGAGGGCATCGCGTGGCCGGCGATGACGACGGCGGGtctgccgtcgtcgtcgtcgtcctgcaGCGTGGAGatggagaagagggagctgcACCCGCTCACGAAGCTCAGCTGCGGGCTGTCCGGCTCCCTccacgccgccgcagccgccgccgcgtgCACCGCCATCTGGTAGTGGTGGTAGTTGGCCGCCATGACGGACGGTAGTAAGGAGACAAGAGCGAGCTGAGCACCACCACCAATGCAACAACGACACAATAGGCGGGCTACCAGTCACGCACCGGTACCACTACCACCGCGAGATATACAAGTTATCGCTAGTGCTCCCTCCCTCTACTTTTGGCTCCGATCCTGCTATCTGCTGCTTGGATCGGACACTCACTGACAGGGTGCAGATCGAGCTCAGCAGCTAGCTTTGGCCTTTGGCAGTGCAGGTGCTGTGCAGCACGTACTGAGCTTGCACTTGCAGTCGGTGAGATATTTCATGGTGGCCCTGCCGGCTGCCCCTGTAGGAGTTTATATACATGCAGCAGGCTGCAGCATGTGGCGATGCTGATGATGCAGCCTAGCTGTGTCTGTGTCGTATGCCTGCATAGATATATGCTTGTTAATTACTAGCTGCTAGCTGCTCCCGATAGGCTAATTAATTGTATATGTTAATAATTGACATCTTAGAGTATATAATAATCATGTCTGGGACGGAGGTAGTTGACTAAACCCACCGGCGGCCACCACGGCGTACCACTTCGATCAGGATTCAGGAGACGCATGCTAACAAATTCTTACTGTGCTCACTCTGCTACTCGAAATCGTATGTTCTCCTAATAAGGGCATGTTCGTTTGGCAGGAACCAACCTCTGGATCCATTCCTATCAGGAATATTTCACTAATTTATATACTACTTCATCcatttccaaattgtaagtcattccaagaattttgaagAGCCAAATTATTTTTAcggttgaccaaaattatagagagaaatactaagaatTGTAACATATAGTGAGTATAATATAATTGAGAAAGAATTTAATGATATTTGGTtggtataataataataattattattttattatataaattcgatcaaacttagaaaaatttgactcttcaagatttttggaatgacttataatttggaatggagagagtagAGTTTTGATCAGCTGGAAGAGTTCCTGGTTGGATTTCACCCAACCGAACGAGCCCTAAATGTATGGCATGCGTGCTTCACCAATCGTCATATAGATATATATGATTCAGATTCTTCTTGCAGTTAAAGATACTTGCATGATAGATCCGGCGCGGCTTTTGTGACCGCGACGGTACGGTGTGGCCGACCGGCCGGAGAGATTGCAATTCACGATCACGACGACGGCGACAAGACGACTGATCGGATGGATCACGACCTATCTGCTGTGTGCTGGGGCGATATATAGCAGCATAATCTTTGTTATATACTATCTCTGCCTCTCCTGTGTAGTTTAGTTCATaaatcttctttttttttccttttcaagAATTTTGAGTTCCTAATAATAACTTAATAAGTCTCTATGCCTGCTCTGCTCCAGtgctcccatgcacccttgcaTATTGGAGAATGAAAGCGATCGAGCAAGATAGCAGGATCGTCCAGGCAACGCACGTCGTCATGTGTCAGGTCGATCGATGTCGATGTTACAAGTGAAGAACTGCAATCTGGGTTGGTTAGGGCATCCTTTTCCAATACCTTCTTCTGGATCTCGCCTTCCTTTCCTTTCTTTCCCAAGATCCTAGCCTTTGACACTTTGTCTTATTATTACTTTGTATGTAGTGTAGCTGATAGCCTGATACTACGGAGACAACAGACAGTACTGCTGTACCACACTCATTCAGAGTTTTACAACaactctggccttgtttagatgcgatttttttttgattttgctactgtagcattttcgtttgtttgtggcaaatattgtccaatcatagactaactagggtcaaaagatttatctcacgatttacagataaactgtgtaattagtttttgtttatatttaatgcttcatgcatgtgctgcaagattcgatgtgacggggaatcttgaaatttttttggtttttgggtgaactaaacaggaCCTCTATAACTCAACGTTTGTCAGAGCTATGACGGATATATAGATGAGTTCATAGAAAGATACTATCAGTGTTACTACCATTAAAACTTTAAGGTTGAGTTGCTGTCTGATAACCCTCTAGATGCTGACTGTAATCAAAACTCAAAAGCATGCTGAGTTCTTCTCATAATATAATATATGTCTTGAAAAAACTTTTGTTGGCTTCTCCAATATGAAAAGAAAAAGGCATCCAAAAGTTCTGAAACTACTTCACTCTGTCGATAGATCATTGTACGGCAAATTAATATGTACAGCGAGTAGCGACATAAAATTTACTCATAATTCCCATCTCATCATCAGCAAACGCATTGACCCAACTAAACGGATCACATTGGCCAACTTTTTCTATCCAATCGACCAATCCATGCAGAGATATTTTACAGGAAGTAATCTTCTTTTATCACACGCGGCGGTGCTTCCTTTAGTACTATATATTCAGATTTCAGAGCATGGCCTATAGCTGCAATGCAGATAATTGGGACTGATGAGACGACAGATAATATATATACAGGAGGTGATGAGTCAAAAGCTTAGCTAGCACTTGAGGATTTCCAGGTGTAGTGGTTGCCTGCCTTGATAGAATTTGCATATTCTATCCCATTTCTTTAACTCTGTGTGATGTCTGAAACTTTGGCATCATCTTTGTGCAGTGGTCGTACAAGATATTTTCACCTATC is part of the Sorghum bicolor cultivar BTx623 chromosome 10, Sorghum_bicolor_NCBIv3, whole genome shotgun sequence genome and harbors:
- the LOC8065005 gene encoding protein FD yields the protein MAANYHHYQMAVHAAAAAAAWREPDSPQLSFVSGCSSLFSISTLQDDDDDGRPAVVIAGHAMPSTPVSLAGFAAGDEVDMEVQQASGDDRRSIRMMRNRESALRSRARKRAYVENLEKEVRRLVDENLKLKKQCKELKLEVAALVLPTKSSLRRTSSTQF